One window of the Armatimonadota bacterium genome contains the following:
- a CDS encoding TatD family hydrolase, translated as MPGLIDSHIHLTDFDPGTDIAALVSQAFENGVTHMVCNGTSEADWTQVQRVAEECPGVIPCFGLHPWFVVRRSKEWLSILEKLVRDHKCGVGETGLDRCADLLDKDAQEEAFRAQLDLAYRYDRPAMVHCVRSWGWLMDVLRSTQRLPRMVVHAFGGSTDMIKCLADMGAYFSFSATVLNDNFKRARTALFAAPPDRLLVETDAPNMVPPEPFRVYRLTGISGEMNHPANLATITNGIADLLGEEPDALRELLWSNAREFLGDLIKQ; from the coding sequence TTGCCAGGACTTATAGATTCCCACATTCATCTTACCGACTTTGATCCGGGCACCGATATCGCTGCGCTGGTAAGCCAGGCATTTGAAAATGGCGTCACCCATATGGTCTGCAACGGGACGTCGGAGGCGGACTGGACACAAGTGCAGCGGGTGGCCGAGGAGTGCCCGGGCGTTATCCCATGTTTCGGGCTGCATCCCTGGTTTGTAGTGCGCAGGTCCAAAGAGTGGCTCTCTATATTGGAGAAGCTGGTACGGGACCATAAGTGCGGAGTAGGGGAGACGGGGCTTGACCGGTGTGCGGATCTGCTGGATAAGGACGCTCAGGAAGAGGCTTTTCGCGCTCAGCTTGATCTCGCATACAGATACGATAGGCCTGCAATGGTCCACTGTGTCAGGTCCTGGGGATGGCTTATGGACGTGCTCCGTAGCACGCAGAGGCTTCCCAGAATGGTGGTTCATGCCTTTGGCGGGTCGACTGACATGATAAAGTGCCTTGCTGATATGGGCGCGTACTTCTCATTTTCGGCGACAGTGTTAAACGATAACTTCAAACGCGCTCGCACTGCACTTTTTGCTGCGCCGCCGGACAGGCTGCTTGTCGAAACTGACGCGCCGAACATGGTCCCCCCAGAGCCGTTTCGCGTTTACAGGCTCACCGGCATCAGCGGTGAGATGAACCATCCGGCGAATCTGGCGACGATCACTAACGGAATTGCCGATCTGCTCGGCGAAGAACCTGATGCGCTCAGAGAACTATTATGGAGCAACGCCCGTGAGTTTCTGGGCGATCTTATTAAACAATGA
- a CDS encoding tRNA threonylcarbamoyladenosine dehydratase, with product MTQPNERFTRIELMLGADACARLRDSSVTVVGLGAVGSYAVEGLARAGVGRLRLVDFDKVSTSNINRQLLALTSTLGQDKCEVARERVLDINPDCKVEAICNFLDGETALDLIGESPDLVIDAIDALNPKVELISAVRNREIPLICCLGAALRSDPTMIRINTLEHVHHCPLGRAVRQRLRRRGMPIDFACVFSDEPLPRPLPIAPPIEIINEDHIISRGRARNTLGSMPTITGMFGLTAANLAITMLAAGPDYLNTCADRSHCI from the coding sequence ATGACTCAGCCGAATGAACGCTTTACAAGAATAGAACTGATGCTTGGGGCAGACGCCTGCGCCAGGCTCAGGGACTCGTCCGTAACTGTGGTCGGGCTGGGAGCCGTCGGCAGTTATGCCGTTGAGGGTCTCGCTCGAGCGGGAGTCGGCAGGCTCAGGCTTGTGGACTTCGACAAGGTCTCCACCAGCAATATCAATCGTCAACTGCTGGCCCTAACATCCACGCTTGGCCAGGACAAGTGCGAGGTCGCGCGCGAACGTGTGCTGGACATTAATCCTGATTGCAAGGTCGAGGCTATCTGTAATTTTCTGGACGGCGAGACGGCGCTTGACCTCATCGGTGAGTCGCCTGACCTTGTGATAGATGCGATAGATGCGCTGAACCCGAAAGTCGAGCTGATATCGGCAGTGAGAAACAGAGAAATTCCGCTTATCTGCTGCCTTGGAGCTGCGCTCAGGTCCGATCCGACCATGATCCGCATAAATACACTCGAACATGTGCATCACTGTCCACTCGGGCGCGCAGTCCGGCAGCGGCTAAGACGGCGGGGCATGCCGATTGACTTTGCATGTGTCTTCTCTGATGAGCCCCTGCCCAGACCGCTTCCCATAGCGCCGCCTATAGAAATAATTAATGAAGACCATATAATCAGTCGAGGCAGAGCCAGAAACACTCTGGGCAGCATGCCCACCATTACCGGCATGTTCGGTCTTACTGCTGCTAATTTGGCTATCACAATGCTAGCCGCCGGGCCCGATTACCTCAACACGTGTGCCGACAGGAGTCATTGCATATAG
- a CDS encoding L,D-transpeptidase, whose amino-acid sequence MRAVMILLWIIASAAPGLGQVLSLTGPNRQAMIEGVTYTITWHAIGIDSIRVIAYGTRTPLGETSRGDFEIVIADNVPANESRVNWTVPWVDSIEMIIAIDGYDESGQPAATDERNYAFRPAVMAYRFADGIYLDLHDRSDQRLYIQSNHGITHVYISSSSRNYLWMPPGRHLNIPHDHAGVFRVLDKIPNYWSRLFDVPMPYAMRYLGGHFIHATSPDMYEYLGGPASSGCNRLTEYDARALYAMTPVGTRVEVIGPGG is encoded by the coding sequence ATGAGAGCCGTGATGATTTTATTGTGGATCATTGCATCAGCGGCTCCGGGGCTTGGACAAGTGCTGTCATTAACCGGTCCGAACCGCCAGGCAATGATCGAAGGTGTAACATATACGATAACTTGGCATGCCATCGGAATTGATAGCATACGTGTAATTGCCTATGGGACTCGAACGCCTCTCGGAGAAACATCAAGAGGAGATTTTGAAATAGTCATCGCAGACAACGTCCCGGCAAATGAAAGCAGAGTAAACTGGACAGTGCCATGGGTCGACTCCATCGAAATGATTATCGCAATAGATGGATATGATGAGTCGGGTCAGCCTGCTGCGACAGATGAACGCAACTATGCTTTTCGACCTGCAGTCATGGCTTATAGATTTGCCGACGGTATTTATCTCGACCTGCACGACCGATCAGACCAGCGACTGTATATACAGAGCAATCATGGGATCACCCATGTGTATATCTCCAGCTCATCGCGCAACTACTTGTGGATGCCGCCCGGCAGGCATTTGAACATACCTCATGATCATGCCGGAGTCTTCAGAGTGCTGGATAAGATTCCTAACTACTGGTCGCGCCTGTTTGATGTCCCGATGCCGTATGCGATGCGATATCTCGGTGGACATTTTATCCACGCCACCAGCCCCGACATGTATGAGTATCTAGGCGGACCTGCATCATCGGGCTGTAACCGCTTGACCGAGTATGACGCCCGCGCGCTATATGCAATGACTCCTGTCGGCACACGTGTTGAGGTAATCGGGCCCGGCGGCTAG
- a CDS encoding ATP-dependent 6-phosphofructokinase, translated as MPVKTIGLLTSGGDAPGMNACIATIAARAEKLGLDVRGIFRGFQGLVNADTIPVGVELEGLARRGGSFLGTSRNGKRESKLLDMGIEEAMKHCSIDGLIVLGGGGTLETLGRFAVGGAPVIGVPCTIDNDIYGTDYALGFDSAVNKALRAADEIMDTAESLSERVFVIETLGGTAGHMALETAYSAGADAVFVHEVKPDINAAVLKIKTKMDAGGTHGLVVLCENLGLESITKQLEEGIGRRVRVTVLGHILRGGNPTYFDRNLARRFGETAFDLLVSGETEKMVACAGKDISSVPLKQIAGKKRELDLHKYDFVNQP; from the coding sequence ATGCCTGTCAAAACGATCGGTCTTCTAACCAGTGGGGGTGATGCCCCCGGAATGAATGCCTGCATCGCCACGATTGCAGCGCGCGCGGAAAAGCTTGGCTTGGATGTGCGCGGGATATTTCGCGGGTTCCAGGGACTCGTAAACGCCGATACTATTCCCGTAGGCGTCGAGCTTGAGGGTCTTGCCAGGCGCGGCGGGAGCTTCCTGGGCACATCCCGCAACGGCAAGCGGGAATCCAAGCTACTGGATATGGGGATCGAAGAGGCAATGAAGCACTGCAGCATCGACGGCCTGATAGTCCTGGGCGGAGGCGGCACTCTTGAAACGCTGGGCAGGTTTGCCGTGGGCGGCGCCCCCGTTATCGGAGTGCCCTGCACGATAGACAATGACATTTATGGCACCGACTACGCGCTTGGTTTCGACTCAGCCGTCAATAAAGCGCTTAGAGCAGCCGATGAGATCATGGACACCGCCGAGAGCCTGTCGGAGCGCGTGTTCGTGATAGAAACTCTCGGCGGCACAGCTGGCCACATGGCTCTTGAGACCGCATACTCTGCCGGAGCCGACGCTGTGTTTGTCCACGAAGTCAAACCGGATATCAATGCCGCGGTCCTGAAGATAAAGACCAAGATGGATGCGGGGGGCACTCATGGGCTCGTTGTCCTGTGTGAAAACCTCGGCCTTGAAAGTATCACGAAACAGCTTGAAGAAGGCATCGGCAGGCGTGTAAGGGTTACGGTCCTCGGACATATTCTACGCGGTGGCAACCCCACTTACTTCGACCGCAACCTTGCCCGCCGGTTCGGCGAGACGGCATTCGACCTGCTTGTCTCCGGCGAGACTGAGAAAATGGTCGCCTGCGCCGGCAAAGACATATCATCAGTTCCTCTGAAGCAGATAGCAGGCAAAAAGAGAGAACTCGATCTGCATAAATACGATTTTGTGAATCAGCCTTAA
- a CDS encoding bacteriohemerythrin, giving the protein MPVGWTPEMSVGITEIDDQHKELFKRANVLLDAIKESKSADDISRVVAFLQNYMAGHFDTEEKYMMRYGCPQYISHKARHTLYAMEFSGIKHSLIHTDSDASVLLVKKRIVDWLIDHIQREDMSLGSFINSIKLKNAA; this is encoded by the coding sequence ATGCCTGTGGGATGGACCCCGGAGATGTCCGTTGGGATAACCGAGATAGATGACCAGCACAAGGAATTGTTCAAGAGAGCAAATGTCTTGCTTGATGCAATAAAAGAAAGCAAGAGTGCGGATGATATCAGTAGGGTTGTTGCTTTTTTACAAAACTATATGGCCGGTCATTTCGATACGGAAGAAAAATATATGATGCGCTACGGCTGCCCGCAATATATCAGCCATAAAGCCCGGCATACGCTCTATGCAATGGAATTTTCCGGCATCAAACACAGCTTGATACACACAGATTCGGATGCTTCAGTATTGCTGGTAAAGAAGAGAATTGTCGATTGGCTTATAGACCATATCCAGCGTGAGGATATGTCTCTCGGCAGTTTTATCAATAGCATAAAACTAAAAAATGCAGCTTAA
- the pdxA gene encoding 4-hydroxythreonine-4-phosphate dehydrogenase PdxA, which yields MDRKPIIGITLGDPAGVGPEIVLGALENEEVYQKCVPVVIGHSGILRRCAQAIGKSVPIITINSPTDAKGELGTIEIVHVETPGMQDIEPGRLSADAGQAANAFVRRACELGLAGEIDAIATTPINKEALRLAGVEYIGHTEMLAAYLDSPNPLTLFITENMRIFFLSRHLSLKQAIDYITIERVHKFIRRVHEAMTGFGFVNPTIALAALNPHASDGGQFGDEEEKYLTPAVQLALEEGIRVSGPIGADSVFNMALEGKFDCVISLYHDQGHIAAKTRDFYGTVTATLGLPVLRTSVDHGTALDIAWKGIANPVSMKAAILAAVDMLKMAKL from the coding sequence TTGGACAGAAAACCCATAATAGGCATCACGCTAGGCGACCCGGCTGGCGTCGGGCCTGAGATTGTGCTTGGAGCGCTGGAAAACGAGGAAGTCTATCAGAAATGCGTGCCGGTCGTGATCGGGCACTCCGGCATTTTGAGGCGCTGTGCCCAGGCCATTGGCAAAAGCGTTCCTATCATAACTATCAACTCCCCGACTGACGCGAAGGGCGAGCTTGGGACAATAGAGATAGTGCATGTCGAAACGCCCGGCATGCAGGATATCGAGCCGGGCAGGCTCAGCGCTGACGCGGGTCAGGCCGCGAACGCGTTTGTCAGGAGAGCTTGCGAACTTGGACTGGCGGGTGAGATAGATGCCATTGCGACCACCCCAATAAATAAAGAAGCCCTCAGGCTTGCCGGAGTCGAGTATATAGGACACACGGAGATGCTGGCGGCATATCTGGACTCTCCAAACCCGCTCACTCTCTTTATCACGGAGAATATGCGTATATTCTTCCTCTCACGCCATTTATCACTGAAGCAGGCGATAGATTACATCACAATCGAGAGAGTCCATAAGTTCATCAGACGCGTCCATGAAGCCATGACCGGTTTCGGGTTTGTGAATCCGACTATCGCTCTCGCGGCTTTGAACCCGCATGCCAGCGACGGCGGACAGTTTGGAGACGAGGAAGAGAAGTATCTGACCCCGGCCGTCCAACTTGCATTGGAAGAGGGGATTAGGGTAAGCGGGCCGATAGGAGCCGATTCGGTCTTTAACATGGCTCTCGAAGGCAAGTTCGACTGCGTGATCTCGCTCTATCATGACCAGGGGCACATCGCCGCTAAGACACGGGACTTCTATGGCACAGTTACCGCCACTCTCGGCCTTCCGGTGCTGCGGACGTCGGTCGACCATGGCACTGCTCTGGATATTGCATGGAAGGGGATCGCCAACCCCGTGAGTATGAAAGCGGCTATTCTGGCTGCCGTGGATATGCTTAAAATGGCTAAGCTTTAA